The genomic stretch AATAATTTTTTTAGCTGTGTGTGTCTTTTGCGCGTAGGTAATAACAAACTGATATGATTAGGATTGTCAATAGGCTTAATAATTTTTGTAATGTTTGCTTTCATACTTTATCACCTTTTAAAAATTTTCAGATATGACATCCTTTATAATGAATAATGAACCACATGTGTGCCTATATTTTCAAATCGAAAAGGCACATTGAGAAAATTTTTTAATTTTTCCAGAACATCTGCTTTTTTCTCTGGTGGTACGAAAAATAAAATAAAACCACCTCCTCCTGCTCCGCAGATTTTTCCACCGGTTGCGCCTGACCGTATACCAGCTTCATAAATTTCGTTAATTTTTTCGTTAGTAATTTTAGAGGTTAGGCTTCTTTTGAGTTTCCATGATTCGTGAAGCAATTTCCCAAAATCATCTATGTTCTCTGTTTTTCCGTTTAAAATTTGAATAGATTCATCAACCATTTCTTTCATACGACGTAATTCTGTAATTTTTTTAGGAGTTTGTTTAATTTGTTCTTTAGCAATATCTGACGAGAATCTGGCAAATCCTGTAAAATAAAAAAGAAGACGGTCTTGAAGATACTGTAGTTTTTCTTCTGTTATAGTAATCGGCTGGACAAAAATTTCTTCGTTTCCTCCGAAATCTATTCTGTTAAATCCTCCAAATGATGCAGCTACTTGATCTTGTGAGCCGACATGTTCTTTAATACGCTCCTGTTCTATATAGATAGCATCCATTGCAAGCTTGCGTTTGGTAACCATTTTCCCTTGTAATGCGTATATAGCATTAAGAAATCCAACTGTAAAAGATGAACTCGAACCGATACCTGACATAGCAGGAACATCCGCTGTATGAACCATTTCAATTCCTTTTTCAATACCTACAAACTTCAGGCATTCCCTAACTGAAGGATGTTGAATTTCCTCTATGTATTTAAGGAGTTCATTTTTTGAGTAACGAATGAGATAATTGTATTCAAAAAAAGGCGGAAGATAACGGCATGTAATATAACAATATTTATTAATTGTCGTGTTTAAAACAGAGCCACCATGTTCCTTGTAATAAACTGGATAATCTGTACCACCACCGAAAAAAGCAATACGAAAAGGAGTTCTGGTAATTATCATAATAAAGTCTTCCGATACCACTCAATGGTTTTTTTCAACCCATCTTCAATACTTGTTTTAGACTCAAAACCAAATAGATTTTTTGCTTTAGAAGGATCAATAAGCCTCTTTGGAATCATGGTTGGCTTAGATAAATCATAACGTATTTCAGCATTTTCATAGCCGTTAAGTCGAATAATAGTATCCATAATATCTCTCAAATTATACTTGTTTCCACTGGCAATATTGACTACATCAAATCCATTGATCTTTTCAATAGCTAATAGCATACCTTCAATAAAATCATCAATATATATAAAATCTTTGATGTCTTTCCCATCTCCCCAAATCTTAATAGGGGCATGGCGTTCCACAACTCTACGTATCAAAGCAGGCAGAACATGAGAAGTTTCCCATTCAAAATCATCCAAGGGTCCATAAATGTTTGCCGGACGAACAATCACTGTTTGCATGGGCTTTTTTATTTTTGTTGAATACATTTCACACATAATCTCAGAAAACCGTTTCATCCACCCGACAATATAGTATTTTTCAAAAAAATCATTTGTCACATCGTCTTCTTTTACCGGATAGTCGGTAAGCGGATAAACCGTGTTGCTGCTTATAAATAACAACTTTTCAACATGAGCAGCATAAGCGGCTTCAAGCATGAGTGCGTTCATAATGATATTTGGCGTCAGGTGCACCAACGGTGTATTTTCCATGACAGCTGCTCCTGAAGTATTAGCAGCGCACAGAAAGACATAATCCATATCACGACATATATGCCGGCAATCCTGTGATAATAACAAATCACACCAGACATAATCAATCCGATTATCTTTTATCACAGCATCTTTTTTGTGAAGAGTGGCTCTTACATTAGCGCCCATTTCAAGAAGCTGTTTGATCAGGTTTGATCCCACAAAGCCTGAACCTCCAGTTATCAATATATTTTTCCCATTAAACATCGTTCTATTGTCCTTTTTGTCAGATTTTTATTCAGCAAAATATCCAAATTCATCTCTCTGCGAGAGAATCGGATTTTTTATAGGCCACCAGATATTAAGTTTTGGATCATTCCATTTATAAGTGAACTGACCTTTAGGATTGTAATAGGTGTTTTGCTTATAATGAAAAATCGCCTTTTCACTTAATACCAGATGACCATTGCCATATTTCGGAGGAACCAACACCTGATGTCTATTATATTCCGATAGAGTAAATGCCTGCCAATTGCCGACATTTTTTGATTCCTGATCACAGTTCACCACAACCAGATAAAATTTGCCATGCAGGCAGGAAATAAGCTTCCATGTTTCGGCATCCCCATGTATTCCCCTTAGCACATGCTTAGAGGAAATAGAAATATCATCCTGAACAAATTTTACATCGATTTTATGTTCATGGTAGAGTTTTTCATTGTAAGTCTCAATGTATTGTCCTCTGTGATCTTCAAAAACATGAGGTTTGATCAAAAGAACACCATCTAATTTTGTTTTTTCAATAATCATAACTCCCCTAAACATCCTCCTTGAAATAATTCTTTTTTTCTAAATATTCATTCTGATTGTTGATGAACCATTCCCATGTTTCCCTGAGTCCATCTAAAAGCGTAGTTGATGGATTGTAATTAATAACTTCTTTAGCTATAGAAATATCCATAATTCTTTTTGGAAACCCGGATGGCTTAGTTGTGTCAAACTCAAAATTAAAGTCAAGGAAAGTATGTAATGTCTCAACTAAATCTTTAATGGTGTATCCTTTGCCGCTCCCTAAATTTACAAATGGATACTCTTTCGTTCCATGATAAAGAGCAAGAATAACACCTTCTGCTACATCCCTGCTGTATGCAAAATCTCGTATTGCCGAGCCATCGCCCCAGACAATCACAGGATTTTCTTTATTGAATATACGATGCATCAGTGTGGGAATAACCATAGCGTTTTTAGGATCAAAATTATCACCAGGACCATAAACATTACAAGGGCGGACAACGGTAAAATTTTTTAGATCGTATTGAATTTTATATGCCTGAATCTGCATCTCAGCCATTCGTTTTGCCCATCCAGGAAACATATCCATGGGAGGTCCTTCGTTATTATCTGTCTCCCTAAAAACTTCCGCACTGGGATAGGCTCCTATGGAGCTTGTATAGACAGTTTTTTTGACTTTGTTCAGTCGGCAAGCTTCAAGCATATTAGTATTCATCATAAGGAGCGGTATAAAAAAACTGGCGGGTTTCGATTTTGTAACTTCAATCGAACCTTTGATACCAGACAAATGAAAAACAAAATCAATATCTTTTGTCAGTTCTTTGCATAAATTGAAATCAGTTAAGTCACCCAAAACGTGCTTTGCCCTGTTATCAACATTTATCTTGTCCAGTGAGACTATTTTTAAATTGGCTCCGGCATCACAAAGTATTTTGGAAAGCTGGCGTCCAATAAGACCAGTTCCGCCCGTAACTAAAATATTTGCATTTTCAAAACTGTTGATTATTTCATCCTTGAGCATCATCACCTCCTTATTAAACGTGAAGTTTGAATATTCGATTTTCAATACTGTATTTATAATAAAGTTGACGCATACTTCTAAAAAATTTATTAGGCGGTATAACTTTTATCAATTGAGTAGCAAATTTATCAAATGGGAAAGGTAACTTAGCAATAATAGCTCCCAACAAGTAAATATTAAAACGAATATCTTTCTCTTTATGAGAAAAGCAGGAAAGTGTGGATGCTTGAGAACATCCTATCATATCACTTTTGTGAGTTTTTGGGTCAATTAAGTTATGCGCTAAACAATAATCGTACAATGCAGTTCCTTTTAGTGGAACAGTAGTGCTATAAGAAGAATAAGTCACTTTTCCTTTTTTACCTAACATTATGGAATCTAAATCATTTTGTAATGTAGATTCCGGGGCAGCTAACATAAAATTTACCCATGTATTAATACCAAAAGAACGTATCATTCTGAGCTTGTCAGTAATATCGACCCGTTTCATGTGACGCCCTAAAATTTTTTCCCTTACTATTTCAGATGTACTGTCCACTGAAAGATGGACTGAATAGCATCCGGCCTTTTTTAGTAAAGAGAGTAATTTTTCGTTTACCATATCAAAACGCAAATAACAATTAAATGGTATGCCTATGCGTTTGGAGTAAATTTCAGTAAATTCTTCAAGCCATTCATCTGCTTTAAGAGCAAATATATCGTCTCCGAATTTAATAAAATTGGTTTTGTAATGAGCTTTAACATATTCTATTTCACGAATAATTCTATCCACGGAAAAACGTCTTACAATTGGTCCCTTGCCTCGATAAAGCTCATGATAATAATTATTGCAACAATATTTACATTTAAATGGACAACCACGAGTAGCATAAAAAGTCTTCTTTGAAACATCTTTTAGATAGGAATTGGATATTACTAAGTCCCTGTCAGGAAATGGAATATCATCCAAGTTCCTAATCAGTGGACGTACCGGGTTCTCTTTCTGTCGGGTTATCAAATTAAGAACATTATCGAAGCTATCGCCGTGCTCTATACATTTTAAAAAATCTGAAAATGCGCCTTCACCTTCACCAACGCAGTAAGCATCTACATCTGAAAATTCAAAAGTTTCAGGGCTAAAAGTAGGTTGAGGTCCGCCCATAATTGAAACAAAATTATGATTTTTTTTTGCTAACTTATGAGCAGCAACCATTTCCTCAAAGCCATAAATATTTGCGGAATACGCTACAACATCCGGCTTAATGTTGCTTACCACATCTTGTAGTTTTGAATCGCTCAATACACAAAGATGCGTCGAATGCCCCATTTTTTTAGCAATGGCGGAGAGATAAGCTAATGCAATATGATCAGCAAAATCTATTTGATAAATACAAAAAAGAACTTTCATTACAATACAATATCCTTTCAGTATAACTATATTTGTTCAAAATGCTCTACTCTGCCCACCGTCAACTGCAATAGACGCTCCATTTATTAATGAGGCTTTTTCAGAGCATAAAAACACAACTATATTCGATACTTCTTCTGGAGTACCTAATCTTCCTAATGTAAAATTTCGATTTACCATTTCTTCAAAAGCTTTGGTATCTTTTTTACGTTCATTTTCCCATCCTGTATCAGGTATCATAATCGCACCAGGAGCTACGGAATTGAATGTAATACAGCTTCTTGCAAGATCTGTCTGCATCGCAAGAGTTTTCATAAGGCTTGTTTGCGCTGCTTTTGCCATATTAAACCAAGGTCGTCCGCCACCTTCTCTGCCATAAATTGAAGTAATTGTTACAACTCTTCCCCATTTTTGTTGCCGCATTAATGGGAGAGCAGCCATTGTATATCGAATAGCAGCCATAGTGTTTTTATTAAAAACTTCAAGCCAAACATTATCATCGTTTTTATCCGGGACTTCATTTCCCCATCGTCCACCGCCGCCCACATTATTTACGAGAATATGAAGCTTTCCCCACTTTGCACGAATAATGTCCATTGATTTTTTTATATCATCAGCGATTGAAGCATCTGCCGTTATTCCCAGCACATCAACATTTATTTTTTCTTTTATTTCATGGACGGTCTTCTCAAGAACAATTCTGTTACGTGCAGAAATAGCAATATTGCATCCTTCTTCTGCAAGTCCTAAAGCTATGCTTTTTCCGATGCCACGGCTTCCACCCGTTACGAACGCAAATTTTCCTTTAATACCTATATTCATAAAACTTCTGATCCTGAAATTATTATTTAACTTAATTTTACACAGGCTGCCATATAAATAACATATAGCCTTCCATAAAAAGACTTCCGAAAAATAAACGCTTTACCTTTATTAAATTCAATTTTTTTAAGCTATCCAATTCTCGAAGCTGTGGCAGATAATTTGTTGTATAACCTCTCTTTTTATGAAATTTTATGGCTAAATAATCAGATAGATTATTTTCATCATAAAGTTCGACAGTAGGTTCAATATGTATTACGAGCTTGGGCTTTTTTTCCAAAAGAAATTTTAAAAATTCCTCAAATTGTCCTGCTAATTGTTCTATTGCACCGAAAGTAAATACAGCACTTTCTTCCGCAAGGTTGAACGCAAAATCAGGTTTAATCATATCAAATAAATGCCCCTTGATATTACAATTA from Desulfobacterales bacterium encodes the following:
- a CDS encoding kinase, yielding MIITRTPFRIAFFGGGTDYPVYYKEHGGSVLNTTINKYCYITCRYLPPFFEYNYLIRYSKNELLKYIEEIQHPSVRECLKFVGIEKGIEMVHTADVPAMSGIGSSSSFTVGFLNAIYALQGKMVTKRKLAMDAIYIEQERIKEHVGSQDQVAASFGGFNRIDFGGNEEIFVQPITITEEKLQYLQDRLLFYFTGFARFSSDIAKEQIKQTPKKITELRRMKEMVDESIQILNGKTENIDDFGKLLHESWKLKRSLTSKITNEKINEIYEAGIRSGATGGKICGAGGGGFILFFVPPEKKADVLEKLKNFLNVPFRFENIGTHVVHYSL
- a CDS encoding NAD(P)-dependent oxidoreductase, encoding MFNGKNILITGGSGFVGSNLIKQLLEMGANVRATLHKKDAVIKDNRIDYVWCDLLLSQDCRHICRDMDYVFLCAANTSGAAVMENTPLVHLTPNIIMNALMLEAAYAAHVEKLLFISSNTVYPLTDYPVKEDDVTNDFFEKYYIVGWMKRFSEIMCEMYSTKIKKPMQTVIVRPANIYGPLDDFEWETSHVLPALIRRVVERHAPIKIWGDGKDIKDFIYIDDFIEGMLLAIEKINGFDVVNIASGNKYNLRDIMDTIIRLNGYENAEIRYDLSKPTMIPKRLIDPSKAKNLFGFESKTSIEDGLKKTIEWYRKTLL
- a CDS encoding NAD-dependent epimerase/dehydratase family protein, giving the protein MLKDEIINSFENANILVTGGTGLIGRQLSKILCDAGANLKIVSLDKINVDNRAKHVLGDLTDFNLCKELTKDIDFVFHLSGIKGSIEVTKSKPASFFIPLLMMNTNMLEACRLNKVKKTVYTSSIGAYPSAEVFRETDNNEGPPMDMFPGWAKRMAEMQIQAYKIQYDLKNFTVVRPCNVYGPGDNFDPKNAMVIPTLMHRIFNKENPVIVWGDGSAIRDFAYSRDVAEGVILALYHGTKEYPFVNLGSGKGYTIKDLVETLHTFLDFNFEFDTTKPSGFPKRIMDISIAKEVINYNPSTTLLDGLRETWEWFINNQNEYLEKKNYFKEDV
- a CDS encoding B12-binding domain-containing radical SAM protein, with the protein product MKVLFCIYQIDFADHIALAYLSAIAKKMGHSTHLCVLSDSKLQDVVSNIKPDVVAYSANIYGFEEMVAAHKLAKKNHNFVSIMGGPQPTFSPETFEFSDVDAYCVGEGEGAFSDFLKCIEHGDSFDNVLNLITRQKENPVRPLIRNLDDIPFPDRDLVISNSYLKDVSKKTFYATRGCPFKCKYCCNNYYHELYRGKGPIVRRFSVDRIIREIEYVKAHYKTNFIKFGDDIFALKADEWLEEFTEIYSKRIGIPFNCYLRFDMVNEKLLSLLKKAGCYSVHLSVDSTSEIVREKILGRHMKRVDITDKLRMIRSFGINTWVNFMLAAPESTLQNDLDSIMLGKKGKVTYSSYSTTVPLKGTALYDYCLAHNLIDPKTHKSDMIGCSQASTLSCFSHKEKDIRFNIYLLGAIIAKLPFPFDKFATQLIKVIPPNKFFRSMRQLYYKYSIENRIFKLHV
- a CDS encoding dTDP-4-dehydrorhamnose 3,5-epimerase family protein, which produces MIIEKTKLDGVLLIKPHVFEDHRGQYIETYNEKLYHEHKIDVKFVQDDISISSKHVLRGIHGDAETWKLISCLHGKFYLVVVNCDQESKNVGNWQAFTLSEYNRHQVLVPPKYGNGHLVLSEKAIFHYKQNTYYNPKGQFTYKWNDPKLNIWWPIKNPILSQRDEFGYFAE
- a CDS encoding SDR family oxidoreductase: MNIGIKGKFAFVTGGSRGIGKSIALGLAEEGCNIAISARNRIVLEKTVHEIKEKINVDVLGITADASIADDIKKSMDIIRAKWGKLHILVNNVGGGGRWGNEVPDKNDDNVWLEVFNKNTMAAIRYTMAALPLMRQQKWGRVVTITSIYGREGGGRPWFNMAKAAQTSLMKTLAMQTDLARSCITFNSVAPGAIMIPDTGWENERKKDTKAFEEMVNRNFTLGRLGTPEEVSNIVVFLCSEKASLINGASIAVDGGQSRAF